Proteins encoded in a region of the Massilia sp. UMI-21 genome:
- a CDS encoding catecholate siderophore receptor Fiu, protein MKPITSRKHPQSRVVGSALVAALLPIAAQAVEVDAAALELAPASKVEIVGKAENAFKAEHASSPKYTEKLVDTAQTVQVIKKELFEQQGALTLTDALRNTPGVGAFFLGENGNTNTGDAIFMRGFDTSGSIFVDGVRDVGSVSRDVFNLEQIDVLKGPAGTDTGRGSPTGSVNLVTKKARMTSAASASLTGGSASQKRVTGDLNTVLNAERGIALRLNVMAQDAGSPGRDVVENKRWAVAPSLGFGLNGPTQVHLDYLHVDQDNVPDGGVPTIGLPGYSTPDATRPFLSSAAPVDPQNFYGSDSDYDRIEADMATVRIEHAFTPDLRLSNVSRYGRTRQDYLLTAWLTRTPTFETPVPGDPSSWTVARSIRTVKDQENRILTNQTTLTADFATGSLRHTLVTGLEFVNETQVSHGRSGTGTLPAANLYRPNPRDPVSGLAPTRNGAFNEGDIDTQSLYAFDTIKFGERWIFNGGVRLDRFRGDYNVVALSDKVLVPTRYSVGDTLVNGKASLLYKPSANSSVYAMVASSKLPPGSNLAVSDRVNNAQNPIYDAQETRTTELGGKLDLLRQKLALSAALFRTDVKNEVEQDPVDLQWYQTGKKRVQGIELGATGALAANWLVSAGYLYMDTSVEAGRVVTAGGENVLSYTPKSSFTLWTAYDVTPDFKIGGGARFSDALKRGTDGAVGTPSFTESYWVFDAMASYRLSPNVDLRLNVYNLADERYVASINKSGYRYTPGAPRSASLTANVRF, encoded by the coding sequence ATGAAACCAATAACAAGCCGCAAACATCCCCAATCCCGTGTCGTCGGCAGCGCCCTGGTGGCGGCCCTGCTGCCGATCGCGGCGCAGGCGGTCGAGGTGGATGCTGCGGCGCTCGAGCTGGCGCCGGCGTCGAAGGTCGAGATCGTCGGCAAGGCCGAGAATGCTTTCAAGGCCGAGCATGCATCGTCGCCGAAATACACCGAAAAGCTGGTCGACACCGCGCAAACGGTCCAGGTCATCAAGAAGGAATTGTTCGAGCAGCAGGGCGCGCTGACCCTCACCGACGCCCTGCGCAATACGCCCGGCGTCGGCGCCTTCTTCCTGGGCGAGAACGGCAATACCAACACCGGCGACGCGATCTTCATGCGCGGCTTCGACACCTCGGGCAGCATCTTCGTCGACGGCGTGCGCGACGTCGGGTCGGTCTCGCGCGATGTGTTCAACCTCGAGCAGATCGACGTCCTCAAGGGGCCGGCCGGCACCGACACCGGGCGCGGCTCGCCCACCGGTTCGGTCAACCTGGTCACCAAGAAGGCCCGCATGACGTCCGCCGCCAGTGCCTCGCTGACCGGCGGCAGTGCTTCGCAGAAGCGCGTGACCGGCGACCTGAACACGGTGCTGAACGCCGAGCGCGGCATTGCGCTGCGCCTGAACGTGATGGCCCAGGATGCCGGCAGCCCGGGCCGCGACGTGGTCGAGAACAAGCGCTGGGCGGTGGCGCCGAGCCTGGGCTTCGGCCTGAACGGCCCGACCCAGGTGCACCTGGATTACCTGCACGTGGACCAGGACAACGTGCCGGACGGCGGCGTGCCGACCATCGGGCTGCCGGGCTACAGCACCCCCGACGCGACCCGTCCTTTCCTGAGCAGTGCGGCGCCGGTCGATCCGCAGAACTTCTACGGTTCGGACAGCGACTACGACCGCATCGAGGCCGACATGGCAACCGTGCGCATCGAGCACGCATTCACGCCAGACCTTCGCCTGAGCAACGTGAGCCGTTACGGACGCACCCGGCAGGACTACCTGCTGACCGCCTGGCTCACCCGTACCCCGACCTTCGAGACGCCGGTGCCGGGCGACCCCTCCAGCTGGACCGTGGCGCGCAGCATCCGTACCGTGAAGGACCAGGAAAACAGGATCCTGACCAACCAGACCACCTTGACCGCCGACTTTGCCACCGGCAGCCTGCGCCACACCCTCGTCACCGGCCTGGAATTCGTCAACGAAACCCAGGTCAGCCATGGCCGCAGCGGTACCGGCACGCTGCCGGCGGCCAACCTGTACCGCCCGAACCCGCGCGATCCGGTCAGTGGCCTGGCCCCGACCCGCAACGGCGCCTTCAACGAAGGCGACATCGACACCCAGAGCCTGTACGCCTTCGATACCATCAAGTTCGGCGAGCGCTGGATCTTCAACGGCGGCGTCCGCCTGGACCGCTTCCGCGGCGACTACAACGTGGTGGCGCTGAGCGACAAGGTGCTGGTGCCGACCCGTTACAGCGTCGGCGACACGCTGGTCAACGGCAAGGCTTCGCTGCTGTACAAGCCGAGCGCGAACAGCAGCGTGTATGCCATGGTGGCCAGTTCGAAGCTGCCGCCGGGCTCGAATCTGGCGGTGTCGGATCGGGTCAACAACGCCCAGAACCCGATCTACGATGCGCAGGAAACCAGGACCACCGAACTGGGCGGCAAGCTGGACCTGCTGCGCCAGAAGCTGGCGCTGTCGGCGGCCCTGTTCCGCACCGACGTGAAGAACGAAGTCGAGCAGGATCCGGTCGACCTCCAGTGGTACCAGACCGGCAAGAAGCGCGTGCAGGGCATCGAGCTGGGCGCCACCGGTGCGCTGGCCGCCAACTGGCTGGTGAGCGCAGGCTACCTGTACATGGATACCAGCGTGGAAGCAGGGCGCGTCGTGACCGCGGGCGGCGAGAACGTGCTGAGCTATACGCCCAAGTCCTCGTTCACCTTGTGGACCGCGTATGACGTCACGCCCGACTTCAAGATCGGCGGCGGCGCCCGCTTCAGCGACGCGCTCAAGCGCGGCACCGACGGCGCGGTCGGCACCCCAAGCTTCACCGAGTCGTACTGGGTGTTCGATGCCATGGCCTCGTATCGCCTCAGCCCGAACGTCGACCTGCGCCTGAACGTGTACAACCTGGCCGACGAACGCTACGTGGCCAGCATCAACAAGAGCGGCTATCGCTACACGCCCGGGGCGCCGCGTTCGGCCAGCCTGACGGCGAACGTACGCTTCTAA
- a CDS encoding serine hydrolase: protein MTPVSRIPVSRRTLLALCLGALLPGVAGAAAAAAAAAAPSAYFPPAGAWDRKSPAELGIDPAALAAAVQFAQSHETARAADFSDQESTFGTRLGSMPTRRAGTNGLVIYKGHVVAEFGDTQSVDPTYSVAKSMLSTVAGVAVREGRIVLDEPVGKRVQDGGYASAQNARVTWQHHLQQESEWQGSLWGKNADFIGRSDFGAGERKPRALRAPGGLYEYNDVRINRFALSLLRVFGQPVPDVFAQEVMDPIGASNSWKWVPYHNSYVELDGKQVASVSGGTRWGGGMWINSWDMARFGYLWLRGGNWNGRQILAPSYVKAALAPSSHGPDYGYLWWLNTKGKNLPGLPVTAYAALGAGSNTILVSPEHDLVIVWRWHAGNPAEFATRVIASLPR, encoded by the coding sequence ATGACCCCTGTTTCTCGCATCCCTGTTTCACGTCGTACCCTCCTGGCCCTGTGCCTGGGCGCGCTGCTGCCGGGCGTGGCCGGCGCTGCCGCTGCCGCTGCAGCTGCAGCTGCGCCGTCCGCCTACTTCCCCCCGGCCGGCGCATGGGACCGCAAGTCGCCCGCCGAGCTCGGCATCGATCCGGCGGCCCTGGCCGCCGCGGTGCAGTTCGCCCAGTCGCACGAAACCGCCCGCGCGGCCGACTTCTCGGACCAGGAAAGCACCTTCGGCACCCGCCTGGGCTCGATGCCCACCAGACGTGCCGGCACCAACGGGCTGGTGATCTACAAAGGCCATGTGGTGGCCGAGTTCGGCGACACGCAGTCCGTCGACCCGACCTATTCGGTGGCCAAGAGCATGCTGTCCACGGTGGCCGGCGTGGCCGTGCGCGAGGGCCGCATCGTACTGGACGAGCCGGTGGGCAAGCGCGTCCAGGACGGCGGCTATGCGTCGGCGCAGAACGCGCGCGTGACCTGGCAACACCACCTGCAGCAGGAGTCGGAGTGGCAGGGCAGCCTGTGGGGCAAGAATGCCGACTTCATCGGCCGGTCGGACTTCGGCGCCGGCGAGCGCAAGCCGCGTGCGCTACGGGCGCCGGGCGGCCTCTACGAGTACAACGACGTGCGCATCAACCGCTTCGCGCTGTCGCTGCTGCGGGTGTTCGGCCAACCGGTGCCCGACGTGTTCGCGCAGGAAGTGATGGACCCGATCGGCGCCTCGAACAGCTGGAAGTGGGTCCCTTACCACAACAGCTACGTCGAACTGGACGGCAAACAAGTGGCATCGGTCAGCGGCGGCACGCGCTGGGGCGGCGGCATGTGGATCAATTCCTGGGACATGGCCCGCTTCGGCTACCTCTGGCTGCGCGGCGGCAACTGGAACGGCAGGCAGATCCTGGCGCCGTCCTATGTCAAGGCCGCGCTCGCGCCCAGCAGCCACGGCCCGGACTACGGCTACCTCTGGTGGCTCAATACCAAGGGCAAGAACCTGCCGGGCCTGCCCGTCACCGCCTACGCCGCACTGGGCGCGGGCAGCAACACCATCCTGGTCTCGCCCGAGCACGATCTCGTGATCGTGTGGCGCTGGCACGCCGGCAACCCTGCCGAGTTCGCCACCAGGGTCATCGCCAGCCTGCCGCGCTGA
- a CDS encoding CYTH domain-containing protein: MGVEIERKFLLAGDGWRRLGAPILLRQGYLCTDPMRTVRVRIEGVQGLLTIKGKNQGATRGEWEYPIPLPEAQELLDRLCERPLVEKYRRRIRHAGFTWEVDEFLGENAGLVVAEIELPSEETPFAKPDWIGREVTGDKRYYNSSLIRLPYSQWTHP, encoded by the coding sequence ATGGGCGTCGAGATCGAGCGCAAGTTCCTCCTGGCGGGCGACGGCTGGCGCCGGCTCGGCGCCCCGATCCTGCTGCGCCAGGGCTACCTGTGCACCGATCCGATGCGCACCGTGCGCGTGCGCATCGAGGGCGTCCAGGGCCTGCTCACCATCAAGGGCAAGAACCAGGGCGCGACTCGCGGCGAGTGGGAGTATCCGATTCCGCTGCCTGAAGCGCAGGAACTGCTCGACCGCCTGTGCGAGCGTCCGCTGGTCGAAAAATACCGGCGTCGCATCCGGCACGCGGGCTTCACCTGGGAAGTCGACGAGTTCCTGGGCGAGAACGCCGGCCTGGTCGTGGCCGAGATCGAGCTGCCGTCCGAGGAAACGCCATTTGCCAAGCCCGACTGGATCGGCCGGGAAGTCACCGGCGACAAGCGCTACTACAACTCCAGCCTGATCCGTCTACCCTATTCGCAGTGGACCCATCCATGA
- a CDS encoding glycosyltransferase has translation MPATTDDARIEVSVVVPACGRMDLLDRCLDALMRQQFDPHRYEIVVVDDEPNHNTLHLVAGWRTRTLERGPRLSYVANPGPVGPASSRNRGWRAARGAILAFTTDDAVPEPGWLAEGMAAFGDDVEVVCGRIRTPVPARPTESQRRAHIHQEADFTSASCFFRKAVLARLDGFDERFSVPRGSDADMYFRLLEHGVAIVCAPRALVVHPVRPVPWGASLLQIRHAVFDALLYKKHPALYRQKVEPHPRWDHYAIVGVLLLALAGLLAGLPVLAGLAFGVWLLLTGRLCAHRLRGVAHTPAHVAEIVFTSALLPPLAVFWRLTGAVRYRVRFA, from the coding sequence ATGCCTGCAACGACGGATGACGCAAGGATCGAGGTTTCGGTGGTGGTGCCCGCCTGTGGCCGCATGGACCTGCTCGACCGCTGCCTGGACGCCCTGATGCGCCAGCAGTTCGACCCGCATCGCTACGAGATCGTCGTCGTCGACGACGAGCCCAACCACAACACCCTGCACCTGGTCGCCGGCTGGCGCACCCGCACCCTCGAGCGCGGGCCGCGCCTGTCCTACGTCGCCAACCCCGGGCCGGTCGGGCCGGCCTCGTCCCGCAACCGCGGCTGGCGCGCGGCGCGCGGCGCCATCCTCGCCTTCACGACCGACGATGCCGTGCCGGAACCCGGCTGGCTGGCCGAGGGCATGGCCGCCTTCGGCGACGACGTCGAAGTCGTCTGCGGACGCATCCGGACGCCGGTGCCGGCGCGTCCCACCGAGTCCCAGCGCCGCGCCCACATCCACCAGGAAGCCGACTTCACCAGCGCCAGCTGCTTCTTCCGCAAGGCGGTCCTGGCCCGCCTCGACGGCTTCGACGAACGCTTCAGCGTGCCGCGCGGCAGCGATGCCGACATGTATTTCCGGCTGCTCGAACACGGCGTCGCCATCGTATGCGCGCCGCGCGCGCTCGTGGTCCACCCGGTGCGGCCGGTCCCCTGGGGCGCGAGCCTGCTGCAGATCCGCCACGCGGTCTTCGACGCCCTGCTCTACAAGAAGCACCCCGCACTGTACCGCCAGAAGGTCGAGCCGCACCCGCGCTGGGACCACTATGCCATCGTCGGCGTGCTCCTGCTGGCGCTGGCGGGCCTGCTGGCCGGGCTGCCGGTGCTCGCGGGCCTGGCCTTCGGCGTCTGGCTGCTGCTGACCGGCCGCCTGTGCGCGCACCGGCTGCGCGGCGTGGCGCACACGCCGGCGCACGTGGCCGAGATCGTGTTCACCTCGGCGCTGCTGCCGCCGCTGGCCGTGTTCTGGCGCCTGACCGGCGCGGTGCGCTACCGTGTCCGTTTCGCATGA
- a CDS encoding glycosyltransferase: MRRLKVPSSRTYAGHCSATVHGVTGHAATDLHASIGHTQALLDDRAPARPLAPAPLPPHAAGAGTRRRIALISDHASPLAVTGSGDCADCVDCGGQNVYVAQLARELARAGHLVDVFTRRDAPGQRPVLDWLENVRVIHVPAGPPRYVPKEQMLPHVDAFSRHVTRFARRQPAPYDIVHANFFMSGMVAQHLKATLGLPFVITFHALGRVRRLAQGTADTFPIARMRIEAALMRAADRVIAECPQDRHDMERLYGAPLSRIAITPCGFSPDELWPVPMPEARARLGLDPERFVVLQLGRMVPRKGVDTVIQGVAMLRHRYGVDAQLIVVGGAPGGAGRPGDSVELARLRSVAADHGIGAHVRFTGQQPRALLRDWYSAANVFASTPWYEPFGITPVEAMACARPVVGAEVGGIKSTVNDGTTGFLIPSRDPAALADRLARLQRHPELARAMGEAGRRRACEHYTWRQVAIQLAAIYADVLDIARPAAPSIIFPS, from the coding sequence ATGCGCCGACTGAAAGTCCCCAGCTCCCGCACTTACGCCGGACACTGCAGCGCGACCGTGCACGGCGTCACCGGCCATGCCGCGACCGACCTGCACGCCTCGATTGGCCACACACAGGCCTTGCTCGACGATCGGGCGCCGGCCCGACCGCTTGCGCCCGCGCCGCTGCCCCCGCATGCCGCCGGCGCCGGCACGCGCCGCCGCATCGCGCTCATCAGCGACCATGCCTCGCCGCTGGCCGTGACCGGCAGCGGCGATTGCGCCGATTGCGTCGATTGCGGCGGCCAGAACGTCTACGTGGCCCAGCTCGCCCGCGAACTGGCGCGCGCCGGGCACCTGGTCGATGTCTTCACGCGCCGCGACGCCCCTGGGCAGCGCCCGGTCCTGGACTGGCTCGAGAACGTGCGCGTCATCCACGTGCCGGCCGGGCCGCCGCGCTACGTGCCGAAAGAGCAGATGCTGCCCCATGTCGATGCGTTTTCGCGCCATGTCACCCGCTTCGCGCGGCGCCAGCCGGCCCCCTACGACATCGTGCACGCGAATTTCTTCATGTCGGGCATGGTGGCCCAGCACCTGAAGGCGACGCTCGGGCTGCCCTTCGTGATCACCTTCCATGCGCTGGGCCGGGTGCGCCGGCTGGCGCAGGGCACGGCCGACACCTTCCCGATCGCCCGCATGCGCATCGAGGCGGCGCTGATGCGCGCGGCCGACCGTGTCATCGCCGAATGCCCGCAAGACCGTCACGACATGGAGCGTCTCTACGGCGCCCCGCTGTCGCGCATTGCGATCACGCCCTGCGGCTTCTCGCCCGACGAACTGTGGCCGGTGCCGATGCCTGAAGCCCGCGCCCGCCTGGGGCTCGACCCGGAGCGCTTCGTCGTGCTCCAGCTCGGGCGCATGGTGCCGCGCAAGGGCGTCGACACCGTCATCCAGGGCGTCGCCATGCTGCGCCACCGCTACGGGGTCGACGCCCAGCTGATCGTGGTCGGCGGCGCCCCCGGCGGCGCCGGTCGTCCCGGCGACAGCGTCGAACTGGCGCGCCTGCGCAGTGTCGCGGCCGACCACGGCATTGGCGCGCACGTGCGCTTCACCGGCCAGCAGCCGCGCGCCCTGCTGCGCGACTGGTACAGCGCCGCCAACGTCTTCGCCAGCACGCCCTGGTACGAACCCTTCGGCATCACGCCGGTGGAGGCCATGGCCTGCGCCCGTCCGGTGGTCGGCGCCGAGGTCGGCGGCATCAAGAGCACGGTCAACGACGGCACGACCGGCTTCCTGATTCCCTCGCGCGACCCGGCGGCGCTGGCGGACCGGCTGGCGCGCCTGCAGCGCCATCCCGAACTGGCGCGCGCGATGGGCGAGGCCGGGCGCCGCCGCGCCTGCGAACACTACACCTGGCGCCAGGTGGCCATCCAGCTGGCGGCCATCTACGCCGACGTGCTGGACATCGCCCGGCCGGCGGCCCCATCGATCATTTTTCCTAGCTGA
- a CDS encoding SDR family oxidoreductase, with amino-acid sequence MSTAMPHHPSLHGKAILITGAASGLGAALAGRLAAAGASIFGVDLQAARLADSMAQLREHGVQAHALAADLAEPGTAPRVVEHALDALGRLDILINNAGTDVTLPIAELPDADWLRVMGTNLGAPFLLSKYAAAAMRRQGGGHIVNIASTAAKRAWPNASAYHASKWGLLGLSHALHAELRPENIRVTAVIAGGMRTPFLLDRFPGLDADSLQDPADVADAIHAVLVLPPTTVVAELTVLPLRETSWP; translated from the coding sequence ATGAGCACCGCGATGCCGCACCACCCTTCCCTGCATGGCAAGGCCATCCTGATCACCGGCGCCGCGAGCGGCCTGGGCGCCGCGCTGGCGGGCCGCCTGGCCGCCGCCGGCGCCAGCATCTTCGGGGTCGACCTGCAGGCCGCACGCCTCGCCGACAGCATGGCGCAACTGCGCGAACACGGCGTGCAGGCGCACGCGCTGGCCGCCGACCTCGCCGAACCCGGCACCGCGCCACGCGTGGTGGAGCATGCGCTCGACGCGCTCGGCCGCCTCGACATCCTCATCAACAATGCCGGCACCGACGTCACCCTGCCGATCGCCGAATTGCCCGACGCCGACTGGCTGCGCGTGATGGGCACCAACCTCGGCGCGCCCTTCCTGCTGTCGAAATACGCGGCTGCGGCGATGCGCCGCCAGGGTGGCGGACACATCGTCAACATCGCGTCGACCGCCGCCAAGCGCGCCTGGCCCAATGCCAGCGCCTACCATGCCAGCAAGTGGGGTCTGCTGGGCCTGTCGCATGCGCTGCATGCCGAACTGCGGCCCGAGAACATCCGCGTCACCGCCGTGATCGCGGGCGGCATGCGCACGCCCTTCCTGCTCGACCGATTCCCCGGGCTCGACGCCGACAGCCTGCAGGATCCGGCCGACGTGGCCGACGCCATCCACGCGGTGCTGGTGCTGCCGCCCACCACCGTCGTGGCCGAACTCACCGTCCTGCCGCTGCGCGAAACCTCGTGGCCCTGA
- a CDS encoding HAD family hydrolase, with translation MKAIFLDKDGTLVDDLPYNVEPRRIRLVSGAGAALRLLARLDYRFFVVTNQSGIAHGCFGEEAMGPVADRLADLLFRENLALDGFYYCPHHPLGTVGAYALVCACRKPSPGMLLKAANDHDINLRASWMIGDILHDVEAGNRAGCRTLLIDNGNETEWRLGPRRVPTRMAPDLYAAAVLIAAHEEAR, from the coding sequence ATGAAAGCGATCTTCCTCGACAAGGATGGAACCCTGGTGGACGACCTGCCCTACAACGTCGAGCCGCGCCGCATCCGGCTGGTGAGCGGGGCCGGCGCGGCCCTGCGCCTGCTGGCGCGGCTCGACTACCGCTTCTTCGTCGTGACCAACCAGTCCGGCATCGCGCACGGCTGCTTCGGCGAAGAAGCCATGGGGCCGGTCGCCGACCGCCTGGCCGACCTGCTGTTCCGCGAAAACCTGGCGCTGGACGGTTTTTATTACTGCCCCCACCATCCGCTGGGCACCGTGGGCGCCTACGCCCTGGTGTGTGCCTGCCGTAAACCCTCGCCGGGCATGCTGCTCAAGGCCGCCAACGACCACGACATCAACCTGCGCGCATCCTGGATGATCGGCGACATCCTGCATGATGTCGAAGCCGGCAACCGCGCCGGCTGCCGCACGCTCCTGATCGACAACGGCAACGAAACCGAATGGCGGCTCGGCCCGCGCCGCGTCCCCACCCGCATGGCGCCCGACCTGTACGCCGCGGCCGTGCTGATCGCCGCCCACGAGGAGGCCCGATGA
- a CDS encoding glycosyltransferase family 9 protein — protein sequence MPSSWQAARRILCVRLDSLGDVLMCTPALRALRAGIPGCHLTLLSSASGAAVAGHLPELDAAIACPAPWMKHEQAATSAALQACAARLAAQRFDGAVIFTSYSKSPLPAAMLCHLAGIPLRLASCRENPYQLLSHWVPEPERERATRHEVQRQLDLVAHIGCSTADTTLSFAVPPAAAARVRRLLDDAGIAPDAPYLVLHAGASAASRRYPIRHWLVLIGMLGTRLGYPIILTGERGELASLRPLAETWVGPVHSLIGQLDLGELGALIRASSLLITGNTGPAHIAAALGTPLVDLYAPTNPQHTPWRVAHRRLFHEVSCRNCLRSRCPQGHHACLDALSPRTVLEAAVELLTAAPARPARTDDEAMAFV from the coding sequence ATGCCTTCGTCATGGCAGGCCGCCCGGCGCATCCTGTGCGTGCGCCTGGATTCCCTTGGCGATGTGCTGATGTGCACCCCGGCGCTCCGCGCGCTGCGCGCCGGCATTCCGGGCTGCCATCTCACCCTGCTGAGCTCGGCGTCGGGCGCCGCCGTGGCGGGCCACCTGCCCGAACTCGATGCGGCGATCGCTTGCCCGGCTCCCTGGATGAAACACGAGCAAGCCGCCACGAGCGCAGCCCTGCAGGCATGCGCCGCCCGGCTCGCCGCGCAGCGGTTCGATGGCGCCGTGATCTTCACCTCGTATTCGAAAAGCCCGCTGCCGGCCGCGATGCTGTGCCACCTGGCGGGCATCCCGCTGCGCCTGGCCTCCTGCCGCGAGAACCCCTATCAGCTACTGAGCCACTGGGTGCCCGAGCCGGAGCGCGAACGTGCCACGCGCCACGAGGTGCAGCGCCAGCTCGACCTGGTCGCCCACATCGGCTGCTCGACCGCCGACACCACGCTGTCGTTCGCGGTGCCGCCCGCGGCGGCGGCGCGCGTGCGGCGCTTGCTCGACGATGCCGGGATCGCCCCGGACGCGCCCTACCTGGTGCTGCACGCGGGGGCCAGCGCCGCCTCGCGCCGCTATCCGATCCGCCACTGGCTGGTGCTGATCGGCATGCTGGGCACGCGGCTCGGCTATCCGATCATCCTCACCGGCGAGCGCGGCGAGCTGGCATCGCTGCGCCCGCTGGCCGAAACCTGGGTCGGGCCGGTGCACTCGCTGATCGGACAACTCGACCTGGGCGAACTGGGCGCGCTGATCCGGGCGTCCAGCCTGCTGATCACCGGCAACACCGGTCCGGCCCACATTGCCGCGGCACTCGGCACGCCGCTGGTCGACCTGTACGCGCCCACCAATCCCCAGCACACGCCCTGGCGCGTCGCCCATCGCCGGCTGTTCCACGAGGTCAGCTGCCGCAATTGCCTGCGCAGCCGCTGCCCGCAGGGCCACCATGCCTGCCTGGACGCGCTGTCGCCGCGCACGGTGCTCGAGGCCGCCGTCGAACTGCTGACCGCCGCCCCGGCAAGGCCGGCGCGGACGGACGACGAGGCCATGGCATTTGTCTAG
- a CDS encoding alpha-L-fucosidase, with protein sequence MTTALVLGSALAHGVEPPKPDPMGVPPSKLYDYGSMGPPATPEVVQAAIAGLDMPPAPGPFQPTWKSIAAHYRTPDWFKQAQFGLFIHWGLYSVAAHRNEWYEKHMYSSAESAWHAEHFGPHERFGYKDLIPRFTARKFDPDAWAALFKAAGARFVMPAAQHHDNFALWDSRHTPFNAKAMGPRRDLIGELGVAVRKQGMKYGLGNHGVENFTFINPTAALETRLRSARADLFDPAWSDFYNVADRSPAAMARFLTNWTERNFELIDKYQPDILWFDNGANLRVLDPLKLRVAAYYYNRAADWGKQVSISSKYVAYAPSNDDSRQIGSIIDFEKVGRRSPPDIRPGPWMVDDNLGSTWGYTEGMSVAPMETILRRLVDTVAKGGTYLLNISPRGDGSIPDDQKQVLLALGAWLEAHGEAIYASTPWKQYGEGEDIRFTRKGEVLYAIVLNGAGPVRIAALASGRTGRIAHVELLGENRPVSFRQDAQALSLEAPQAGVPRAYRIRFH encoded by the coding sequence GTGACGACAGCATTGGTGCTGGGCAGCGCACTCGCGCACGGCGTGGAACCGCCCAAGCCGGACCCGATGGGGGTCCCGCCCAGCAAGCTCTACGATTATGGCAGCATGGGACCTCCCGCCACGCCGGAGGTGGTCCAGGCTGCCATCGCCGGGCTCGACATGCCGCCCGCGCCGGGCCCGTTCCAGCCCACGTGGAAATCGATTGCTGCCCACTATCGAACGCCCGACTGGTTCAAGCAGGCGCAGTTCGGGCTCTTCATCCATTGGGGCCTGTATTCGGTCGCGGCACACCGGAACGAATGGTACGAGAAGCACATGTACTCGAGCGCCGAAAGCGCCTGGCATGCGGAACATTTCGGGCCGCACGAACGCTTCGGCTACAAGGACCTGATTCCCCGCTTCACCGCCCGGAAGTTCGATCCGGACGCATGGGCTGCGCTGTTCAAGGCCGCCGGCGCCCGCTTCGTCATGCCGGCGGCCCAGCACCACGACAATTTTGCGCTCTGGGACAGCCGCCACACGCCCTTCAACGCCAAGGCAATGGGCCCCAGACGCGACCTGATCGGGGAACTCGGCGTGGCGGTCCGCAAGCAGGGCATGAAGTATGGCCTGGGTAACCACGGGGTCGAGAATTTCACCTTCATCAATCCGACCGCCGCCCTGGAAACCAGGCTGCGCTCCGCCCGGGCCGATCTGTTCGATCCTGCCTGGAGCGACTTCTACAACGTCGCCGACCGCAGCCCGGCCGCCATGGCGCGCTTCCTGACAAACTGGACCGAGCGCAACTTCGAGCTGATCGACAAATACCAGCCGGATATCCTGTGGTTCGACAACGGCGCGAACCTGCGTGTGCTCGATCCGCTCAAGCTGCGGGTGGCGGCCTATTACTACAACCGGGCCGCCGATTGGGGCAAGCAGGTATCGATCTCGAGCAAATACGTGGCCTACGCGCCGTCGAACGACGACAGCCGGCAAATCGGCTCGATCATCGACTTCGAAAAGGTCGGCCGCCGTTCTCCCCCCGACATCCGGCCGGGCCCATGGATGGTGGATGACAATCTCGGCAGCACCTGGGGATACACCGAAGGCATGTCGGTCGCGCCCATGGAGACCATCCTGCGCCGCCTGGTCGATACGGTCGCCAAGGGCGGCACCTATCTGCTGAATATTTCGCCCAGGGGCGATGGCAGCATTCCGGACGACCAGAAGCAGGTCTTGCTGGCGCTCGGCGCCTGGCTCGAGGCCCACGGCGAAGCCATCTACGCCAGCACGCCCTGGAAACAATATGGCGAAGGCGAGGACATCCGCTTCACCCGAAAGGGCGAGGTCCTGTATGCCATCGTGCTCAACGGGGCCGGGCCTGTCAGGATCGCCGCGCTGGCCTCCGGTCGGACGGGAAGGATCGCGCACGTGGAGCTGCTGGGAGAAAACCGGCCGGTCAGCTTCCGCCAGGACGCGCAAGCGCTCAGCCTCGAGGCGCCGCAAGCCGGCGTCCCGCGTGCCTACCGGATCAGGTTCCACTGA